One window from the genome of Epinephelus moara isolate mb chromosome 21, YSFRI_EMoa_1.0, whole genome shotgun sequence encodes:
- the lrrc8da gene encoding volume-regulated anion channel subunit LRRC8D, translating to MMFTLTEVASLNDIQPTYRILKPWWDVFMDYLGLVMLMLAIFAMTMQITKDQVACLPCLEDSEEATGAKPNSFMQQTAQKAASSAATGAPLANTLPLITKDLPDDAVHEIHVTHQHTAVVQEKYVNQPQPTGVRTNLDYQQYIFINQICYHVALPWYSKYFPYLTLIHTLVLMVSSNFWFKYPKTSSKIEHFVSILGRCFESPWTTKALSETACEDSEENKQRLTGTSAAPNQVSLEGKDDGTTANSSTPMLGVKFSADKPIAEVPSSMTILDKKDGEQAKALFEKVRKFRAHVEDSDFIYKLYVAQTVVKTVKFILILSYTSTFLAKINFKHDCEPDIKQLTGYRKFFCTHNMAFMLNKLLISYMALILIYGMACLYSLFWVFRRPLKEYSFEKVREESSFSDIPDVKNDFAFLLHMVDQYDQLYSKRFGVFLSEVSENKLREISLNHEWTFEKLRQLVTRNAQDQQELHLFMLSGLPNAVFDLTDLEVLKLELIPEVRFSAKVSQMTSLQELHLCHCPAKVEQTGFAFLRDHLRCLHVKFTDVAEIPAWVYLLRSLRELNLIGNLSSENNKMIGLESMRDLRHLKTLCLKSNLTKMPTNITELSPHLIKLVVHNDGTKLMVLNSLKKMVSLIELELHTCELERIPHAIFSLINLQELDLKSNNIRTIEEIISFQHLKRLTCLKLWHNKIITIPSSIGQVKSLEALHLSHNKLESLPPALFTLPKLRHLDVGHNSITVLPPDVGLLHNLQHLAINSNKLEVLPKPLFRCTKLKVLCLGNNALTVLPETVGQLVQLTQLELKGNCLDRLPPQLGNCRLLRKSGLVVEDHLFDALPVDVKENISRETTSFTSGL from the coding sequence TGATGTTCACTCTCACCGAGGTTGCATCCTTGAATGACATCCAGCCGACGTACCGCATCCTGAAGCCATGGTGGGACGTGTTCATGGACTACCTTGGGCTGGTCATGCTCATGCTGGCCATATTTGCCATGACCATGCAGATCACCAAGGACCAGGTGGCTTGCCTTCCGTGTCTGGAGGACTCGGAGGAGGCCACGGGAGCAAAGCCGAACTCTTTCATGCAGCAGACAGCACAGAAAGCAGCCTCATCAGCAGCCACTGGAGCCCCCCTGGCAAACACCCTCCCCCTAATCACGAAGGACTTACCGGACGATGCTGTCCATGAGATCCAcgtcacacaccaacacactgcTGTGGTGCAAGAGAAGTATGTTAATCAACCTCAACCGACCGGCGTCAGGACCAACTTGGACTATCAACAGTATATCTTCATCAACCAAATATGTTACCATGTTGCCTTGCCCTGGTATTCCAAGTACTTTCCTTACCTCACCCTCATCCACACCCTTGTTCTCATGGTCAGTAGCAACTTCTGGTTCAAATACCCAAAAACTAGCTCAAAGATAGAGCATTTTGTTTCCATTCTAGGTAGATGTTTTGAGTCTCCCTGGACTACAAAGGCTTTGTCTGAAACCGCTTGTGAGGACTCTGAGGAGAACAAACAGCGGCTGACCGGCACCTCCGCAGCACCAAATCAGGTGTCTTTAGAGGGGAAGGATGACGGCACAACCGCGAACTCATCCACGCCCATGCTCGGGGTGAAATTCTCTGCAGATAAGCCCATCGCAGAGGTCCCAAGCAGCATGACAATCCTTGACAAAAAAGATGGGGAGCAGGCCAAAGCCCTGTTTGAGAAAGTAAGAAAATTCCGAGCTCATGTGGAGGACAGTGATTTCATCTACAAGCTTTATGTAGCGCAGACTGTTGTCAAAACTGTcaagtttattttgatattATCCTACACGTCAACATTTTTGGCTAAAATAAATTTTAAGCATGATTGTGAACCTGATATTAAACAGCTGACGGGATACAGGAAGTTCTTCTGCACGCACAACATGGCGTTCATGCTAAACAAGCTGCTTATTAGCTACATGGCGTTGATTTTGATCTACGGGATGGCCTGCCTGTACTCTCTCTTCTGGGTGTTTCGACGACCTCTGAAAGAGTACTCATTCGAGAAGGTCCGTGAAGAGAGTAGCTTTAGTGACATTCCTGATGTCAAAAATGACTTTGCATTCCTCTTACACATGGTTGACCAATATGACCAACTCTACTCCAAACGCTTTGGTGTCTTCTTGTCCGAGGTCAGTGAGAACAAGCTTAGAGAGATCAGCCTCAATCATGAATGGACCTTTGAGAAGCTGAGGCAGCTTGTGACTCGTAACGCACAGGACCAGCAGGAGCTGCACCTTTTCATGCTCTCTGGTCTTCCGAATGCTGTGTTTGACCTCACAGACTTGGAAGTGCTGAAACTGGAGCTGATTCCTGAGGTGAGGTTCTCAGCAAAGGTCTCTCAAATGACCAGCTTGCAGGAGCTGCATCTCTGCCACTGTCCGGCCAAAGTAGAGCAGACGGGGTTCGCTTTCCTCCGTGATCATCTGCGCTGTCTTCATGTCAAGTTCACTGATGTCGCTGAGATCCCAGCATGGGTGTATCTGCTGAGAAGTTTGAGGGAACTTAACCTCATTGGAAACTTGAGctcagaaaataacaaaatgatcGGCCTTGAGTCCATGCGAGATTTGAGGCATCTAAAGACACTATGCTTGAAGAGCAACCTCACAAAAATGCCCACAAACATCACAGAGCTGTCACCACATCTGATTAAGCTAGTGGTGCACAACGACGGTACAAAACTAATGGTACTGAACAGTCTGAAAAAAATGGTAAGTCTGATTGAGCTGGAGCTGCACACCTGCGAGCTGGAGAGGATCCCCCACGCTATTTTCAGCTTGATCAACTTACAGGAACTTGACCTGAAATCTAACAACATCCGAACCATAGAGGAGATCATCAGCTTCCAGCACCTCAAGAGGCTGACGTGCCTGAAACTGTGGCACAACAAAATTATCACCATCCCATCCTCCATCGGCCAGGTCAAGTCTCTGGAGGCTCTCCACCTCTCTCACAACAAACTGGAGTCCCTGCCTCCGGCCTTGTTCACTCTACCCAAACTGCGGCACCTGGACGTGGGCCACAACTCCATCACAGTGCTCCCTCCAGATGTGGGTCTCCTCCACAATCTCCAGCACTTAGCCATCAACTCCAACAAGCTGGAGGTGCTGCCAAAGCCTCTGTTCAGATGCACCAAGCTTAAGGTGCTGTGTCTGGGGAACAATGCGCTCACCGTGCTGCCGGAGACCGTGGGTCAACTGGTCCAACTCACTCAGCTGGAGCTGAAAGGAAACTGTCTGGACAGACTGCCCCCTCAGCTGGGAAACTGCCGCCTGCTGCGCAAAAGCGGGCTGGTTGTGGAGGACCATCTCTTTGATGCACTGCCCGTGGACGTTAAGGAGAACATCAGCCGCGAGACCACGTCCTTCACGAGTGGCTTatag